A single Cucumis melo cultivar AY chromosome 4, USDA_Cmelo_AY_1.0, whole genome shotgun sequence DNA region contains:
- the LOC103503903 gene encoding protein SHI RELATED SEQUENCE 3 isoform X2: MTELFYLDRKQEDDPENQRTRSEQQLFLYNGRSNNPQQIYSKEFQIWPQYYSHNHHLPNQNVENYISFGVGPSRRSSLMINAFDHDFVSRSGFTMTRHSGGGGGGGMNCQDCGNQAKKDCSHLRCRTCCKSRGFHCQTHVKSTWVPAAKRRERQQQRHQQLRADQSSDQTVPKIHRANQPSLTPTITSGLELGNFQGEFNSSAVFRCVKVSAIDNVEEQLAYQTAVNIGGHMFKGILYDQGPENNQINLSSGGDGENDGQGLDLVIGASNCSGRVNNQSTPFVESSLYPIPINSFNNGTQFFPSSRT, translated from the exons ATGACGGAGTTGTTCTATTTAGATCGGAAGCAAGAAGATGATCCAGAAAATCAAAGAACAAGATCAGAACAGCAGTTGTTTTTGTATAATGGTAGATCAAATAATCCACAACAGATCTACTCCAAAGAATTCCAGATATGGCCGCAGTACTATTCTCACAACCATCATCTTCCAAACCAAAATGTTGAGAATTACATTTCCTTTGGTGTGGGGCCTAGTAGAAGATCCAGCTTGATGATCAATGCCTTTGATCATGACTTTGTTTCGAGATCAGGGTTTACGATGACGAGACATAGTGGCGGAGGAGGTGGCGGTGGGATGAATTGTCAAGATTGTGGGAATCAAGCTAAGAAGGATTGTTCCCATTTGAGATGTAGGACTTGTTGTAAGAGTCGAGGGTTTCATTGTCAAACTCATGTCAAAAGTACTTGGGTTCCAGCTGCAAAACGTCGTGAACGACAACAACAACGTCATCAACAATTACGAGCGGATCAATCTTCAGATCAGACTGTTCCCAAAATTCATAGAGCAAATCAACCGTCTCTCACTCCTACTATCACTTCAG GGTTAGAACTTGGAAACTTTCAAGGTGAATTCAATTCGTCAGCTGTTTTTCGATGCGTCAAAGTTAGCGCGATTGACAATGTAGAAGAACAATTAGCATATCAAACAGCAGTGAACATTGGTGGACATATGTTCAAAGGAATTCTTTACGACCAAGGTCCagaaaacaaccaaattaaTTTGAGCTCAGGCGGTGACGGAGAAAATGATGGGCAAGGGCTAGATTTGGTGATCGGAGCATCAAACTGCAGTGGGAGAGTGAATAACCAATCCACTCCATTTGTGGAATCTTCATTGTATCCCATCCCAATCAACTCATTCAACAACGGTACGCAATTTTTCCCTTCTTCTAGAACATGA
- the LOC103503903 gene encoding protein EXPRESSION OF TERPENOIDS 1 isoform X1 — translation MLNLAGLMNDISDLHLTTLKSPPKSQLEQQERDKLLSSSHRKQEDDPENQRTRSEQQLFLYNGRSNNPQQIYSKEFQIWPQYYSHNHHLPNQNVENYISFGVGPSRRSSLMINAFDHDFVSRSGFTMTRHSGGGGGGGMNCQDCGNQAKKDCSHLRCRTCCKSRGFHCQTHVKSTWVPAAKRRERQQQRHQQLRADQSSDQTVPKIHRANQPSLTPTITSGLELGNFQGEFNSSAVFRCVKVSAIDNVEEQLAYQTAVNIGGHMFKGILYDQGPENNQINLSSGGDGENDGQGLDLVIGASNCSGRVNNQSTPFVESSLYPIPINSFNNGTQFFPSSRT, via the exons aTGCTGAATTTAGCTGGATTGATGAATGATATTTCTGATCTCCATCTCACTACATTGAAATCACCACCTAAGAGCCAGTTGGAACAACAAGAAAGGGATAAGTTGTTAAGTTCCTCTC ATCGGAAGCAAGAAGATGATCCAGAAAATCAAAGAACAAGATCAGAACAGCAGTTGTTTTTGTATAATGGTAGATCAAATAATCCACAACAGATCTACTCCAAAGAATTCCAGATATGGCCGCAGTACTATTCTCACAACCATCATCTTCCAAACCAAAATGTTGAGAATTACATTTCCTTTGGTGTGGGGCCTAGTAGAAGATCCAGCTTGATGATCAATGCCTTTGATCATGACTTTGTTTCGAGATCAGGGTTTACGATGACGAGACATAGTGGCGGAGGAGGTGGCGGTGGGATGAATTGTCAAGATTGTGGGAATCAAGCTAAGAAGGATTGTTCCCATTTGAGATGTAGGACTTGTTGTAAGAGTCGAGGGTTTCATTGTCAAACTCATGTCAAAAGTACTTGGGTTCCAGCTGCAAAACGTCGTGAACGACAACAACAACGTCATCAACAATTACGAGCGGATCAATCTTCAGATCAGACTGTTCCCAAAATTCATAGAGCAAATCAACCGTCTCTCACTCCTACTATCACTTCAG GGTTAGAACTTGGAAACTTTCAAGGTGAATTCAATTCGTCAGCTGTTTTTCGATGCGTCAAAGTTAGCGCGATTGACAATGTAGAAGAACAATTAGCATATCAAACAGCAGTGAACATTGGTGGACATATGTTCAAAGGAATTCTTTACGACCAAGGTCCagaaaacaaccaaattaaTTTGAGCTCAGGCGGTGACGGAGAAAATGATGGGCAAGGGCTAGATTTGGTGATCGGAGCATCAAACTGCAGTGGGAGAGTGAATAACCAATCCACTCCATTTGTGGAATCTTCATTGTATCCCATCCCAATCAACTCATTCAACAACGGTACGCAATTTTTCCCTTCTTCTAGAACATGA